The following proteins are co-located in the Podarcis raffonei isolate rPodRaf1 chromosome 5, rPodRaf1.pri, whole genome shotgun sequence genome:
- the CLDN16 gene encoding claudin-16: MKHILQYTGCFLAFFSAGFLIAATWTDCWMVNTDDSLELSATCRGLWWECVTNAFDGITTCDEYDSILAEHPVKLVLTRAMLITADILAGFGFTFLLLGLDCVKFLTDEPGIKTQICFIAGLALLTGGVPGLIGSVWYAIGVYVERSTLVLHNVFVGIQYKFGWSCWLGLSGSLGCFLSGSLLTCCMYLFRDVGASSSLRKTYSPPGMSSLCRPASQTTTAKMYAMDTRV; the protein is encoded by the exons ATGAAGCACATTCTCCAATACACGGGCTGCTTCTTGGCCTTCTTCTCTGCCGGCTTCCTGATTGCTGCGACTTGGACAGACTGTTGGATGGTGAACACGGACGACTCCTTGGAG TTGAGCGCTACCTGCCGCGGCCTTTGGTGGGAATGCGTCACCAATGCCTTTGACGGGATAACAACCTGCGATGAATATGACTCCATCTTGGCTGAGCACCCAG TGAAACTGGTCCTGACCCGAGCGATGCTCATCACAGCTGACATCCTGGCTGGCTTCGGgttcaccttcctcctcctgggcCTGGACTGTGTGAAATTCCTCACGGATGAACCTGGAATCAAAACCCAAATCTGCTTCATAGCTGGACTGGCTCTGCTAACGGGAG GTGTCCCTGGGCTAATTGGATCCGTCTGGTATGCCATCGGCGTCTACGTGGAGCGCTCGACTCTGGTTTTGCATAACGTCTTTGTGGGCATCCAGTACAAATTTGGGTGGtcctgttggctggggctgagcgGGTCTCTGGGCTGCTTCTTATCTGGCTCCTTGCTAACCTGCTGCATGTATCTCTTCAGAG ATGTTGGTGCAAGCAGTTCGTTGCGGAAGACTTATTCCCCTCCTGGGATGAGCAGCCTGTGCCGCCCAGCCTCCCAGACAACTACTGCCAAAATGTACGCCATGGACACCAGAGTGTGA